The Acidipropionibacterium virtanenii DNA segment ACCCGTTCGCCGGCGTCCGTCCCCGGGCCACCGGATCGGCCACACCAGGAATATCGACTCTGGGGGATCTGGCCCGCACCCGGCTCATCCAGGTGATCTCAGGTCACCGCTTCGGTCCTCTTCCCGGCGGGCAGCTGCGGATGTGGACCGCAGACGCGGTGGCCGCCCGCCGCCCCGAGGCCGTCGATCTGATGGCGCTGACCTCCCGATACCCCGACGTCCGCCTCACCCGGCCGGGCGACGTCGTGTTCACCAGCGCGGCAACCCCGCACGCCGTGGTCGACGCCGAGGGCGGATCCGCGGTCGCCGAACCGGCCAGGATTCTGCGAGTATCGGCCACCGCTTCCCTGTCAGCCAGAGCGATCGCCGCGGCGATCAATGACCTCAGGCCGGCCTCCGGCAAGGGAAGATGGCGGTCCTGGCCGGTTCCGGTGGTAACCGGCTCCCGGGCCGAGGCTGAGGCAGCGCTGAGCCGCATCGACTCGTGGGAGGATCAGATCCGCAGCCGGCTCGACCTGCTCGACGAACTGCATCGCCTGGCGACCCGGTCGGTCACCTCCGGCGCGGTCGAATTCGTCCCTGTCAGGAACGCCCAGTGAGAACCCCCAGAGACAACAACCCAGTGACAACAACCGAGTGATGGAAAGGCCAGTGATGGCACGCAGACCCGCAACGACTCAGCCCTCGACCCGAAAGGAACTCAAGGACACCCTGTGGAGGGCGGCCGACAAGCTGCGCGGCTCGATGAGCGCCGCCCAGTACAAGGACGTCGTGCTGGGGCTGATCTTCCTCAAGTACGTCTCCGACGCCTTCAATGAGCGTCGCGGGCAAATCACCGAGGAGCTGCGCGCCGACGGCTACGACGACGAGGCGGTCGCCGAGACTCTGGAAGACCGCGACGAGTACGCCTCGGGCGCCTTCTGGGTGGATCCGGATGCCCGCTGGGGCGCCCTGGTGGCCGAGGCGAAGGTGACCGGGGCGACGACCATCGGGCAGCGGATCAATGAGGCGATGGATCTGCTCATGCGCGACAATCCGTCGCTGGAGGGCACCCTGCCCAGGCTCTTCAACCGGGACAATGTGGACCAGCGCAGGCTCGCCGAGCTGCTGGATCTGCTCAATTCGGTGCAGTTCTCCGGGATGGGGGCCGCCAAGGCGCGAGATCTTTTGGGCGAGGTGTACGAGTACTTCCTGGCGAATTTCGCCCTCTCGGAAGGTCATCGGGGAGGGGAGTTCTACACTCCGGCCAGCGTGGTGCGCGTGATCGTGGAGGTGCTTCAGCCCAGGAAGGGCCGGGTGTACGACCCGTGCTGCGGTTCGGGCGGCATGTTCGTCCAGGCGGAGAAGTTCCTGGACGCCCATGACGCCGATCCGACGAATCTGTCGGTGTACGGGCAGGAGCTCAATGAGTCGACGTGGCGGATGGCGAAGATGAACCTGGCCATTCACGGGCTCAACGGGGATCTGGGGCCGCGCTGGGGCGACACCTTCGCGATGCCGTACCACCCGGACAGGCAGATGGATTATGTGATGGCGAATCCGCCGTTCAACATCAAGGACTGGAACCGCAACGAGTCCGATCCGCGCTGGGTCTACGGGGTGCCGCCGGCCAAGAATGCGAACTACGCGTGGATGCAGCACATCATCTCCAAGCTGGCGCCGGATGGGATGGCCGGCGTGGTGATGGCCAACGGCTCGATGACGTCGACGTCGAACGGCGAGGGCGATATCCGGGCGCAGTTCGTGGAGAACGACCTGGTGGCGGCCATGGTGGCGCTGCCCGACAAGCTGTTCCGATCGACCGGGATTCCGGCCTGCCTGTGGTTCTTCGCAAAAGACAAAGGGGCCGGACGCGGCGGCTCGGTGGATCGGCGAGGGCAGGTCTTGTTCATCGACGCCCGCGAGATGGGCTACATGATCACAAGGGCCCAGAGAGGGTTGAAGGCCGAGGAGATCCAGCGGATCGCCGACACGTTTCATGCCTGGCGCGGGATGGAGCAGCTGAGTCTGGCGACCGCGGACGTCACGGTCGACGACGAGGCGGATGTGTCCGCGGCCGGGATCGAGTACGAGGATGTTCCGGGGCTCTGCAAGTCTGTGTCGATCTCGGAGATCAAGGACGCCGGATACGCGCTGACGCCGGGGCGGTACGTCGGAATGGCGGGAGCCGAGGAGGATGCGGAGCCATTGGACGAGAAGATCGCCAGGCTCACGAATGAGCTGAACGAGCAGTTCGCCGGATCGTCACGGCTACAGGACGAGGTTGTCTCACAGCTGGAGCGTCTGCAATGAGTCGTTTCAGGACCACGAATCTCGCTGACCTTCAAGACGCCATCATCGACAATCGCGGTCGAACGTGCCCAACCGCCGAGTCTGGAACTCCGCTCATCGCGACAAACTGCATTAAGGAAGACTCCGAGTACCCTGTTTTCGAGAAGATTAGATATGTCGACGAACACACCATGAGAACTTGGTTCCGAGGGCATCCGAAGCCCAACGACATCATTTTTGTATGCAAGGGGTCACCTGGTCGATGCGCACTGGCGCCTCAGCCGGTCGGATTCGCAATCGCACAGGACATGGTGGCGCTTCGCCCAGACCCGACCCAAGTCTATTGGCGATACCTGTATTACGTTCTGAAACTCCCCAGCACGCGATCCTCTATTGAGAGCCTCTTCGTTGGAACACTGATTCCGCACTTCAAGAAGGGCGACTTCAACAAACTTCAACTGAGGATACACACTGACCTCCCCGAGCAGCAGGCCATTGCGGAGGTGTTGGGGGCGCTGGACGACAAGATCGCCGCAAACCGCAAGCTCGTCACCACCGGCACCGAGCTTGGTTGCGCCCTCACCCGCCGCGCCCTCGCCACGAGCACGGTCGCCCCACTCTCTGAGCTGGCGGACATCACCATGGGCTCATCCCCGAAGGGCGACACCTACAATGAAAACGGTCAGGGAATCGTCATGTACCAGGGCAATCGGGACTTCGGACCACGATTCCCATCGCCCCGAATCTGGACGACTGACCCAGTTCGCATCGCCGATGCCGGGGATCTCCTCCTCAGCGTTCGGGCGCCAGTTGGAGAACTAAACATTGCAGGAAACCGGTGTTGCATCGGCCGCGGCCTTGCTGCGATACACGCCGCACACCCACGCGCGATGTACTTCCTGATCAGCTGCCAGCCTGAGGTCTTTTACAGCTATAACAGCGACGGAACGATTTTCGGCTCAATCACCAAGAAGGGCCTGGAAGCGCTGCCACTGACAGTTCCAGACACTGGACTGGCACCACTTGAGGAATTGCTGTCACCGATAGAGGACCGCATCGAAGCCGCAGTTCGGGAGTCCGAGACTCTCGCCGCGCTTCGTGACACCCTTCTTCCCGCCCTGATGGACGGGACCATCCGCGTCAAGGACGCCCAAAAAGCCACAGAGGAGGCGGTCTGAATGATCAGCGAGGCCGACTGGGAGGCCGACATGCTCGACTGGCTGGCCGAACTCGGCTGGCAGCCGGGCACGGGCGCCGACATCGACGGGCAACGTCTCTCGCCCGCCGATCTCATCCTGCACACCGACCTGCTGGCCGCGCTACGACGTCTGAACCCCGACGTCCCCGACCAGCGGCTGGCCGAGGCCGCCGCCGAGATCATCGCCCCGAAGTCCCAGGACGCGATCGCCGAGAACGAGCGTCTCCACCACTTCCTGGTCCACGGATTCCGGGGCCTCACCTACGTCGACACCCAGGGCCGGGAACAGACCCCCACGCTGCGCCTCCTGTCGGACTCCCCCGCCGAGAACAGCTACCGCGCCATCCACCAGGTCGCCATCGCATCCGGCCAGCACCGCCGCCGCTTCGACGTCGTGCTGTATCTCAACGGACTGCCGCTGGCCATCGTCGAACTGAAGAAAGCATCCAACACCTCGGCCACCCTCGGCAATGCCTACAACCAACTCCAGACCTACCTGGCGGAATTCCCCACCGCCTTCCGCACCGTCGTCGCCACCGTCATCTCCGACGGCGTCGGGGCGAAGTACGGCACCCCCTTCACGCCGTCGAACCACTTCACCCCCTGGAACATCGACGAACACGGCGCGCACATCGACGACGACAACCAAGGCCTGGAACACCTGACCTACGGACTGTTCGAACCGCATCGCTTTGTCGACATCGTCAAGCATTTCGTCACCTTCGAGCACGGCGACCACATCACCAAGAAGATCGCCAAACCGCACCAGTACCAGGCGGTCCGCAAGGCCGTCGAACGCACCCTGACCGCCGTCGACTCCAACGGGAAGGCCGGCGTCGTCTGGCACACCCAGGGGTCGGGCAAGTCGATGGAGATGGAGCTCTACGCCAACCTGGTGATGAGCGACCCCGCGCTGCTCAACCCCACCATCGTCGTCATCACCGACCGGCGGGATCTCGACGGGCAGCTCTACGACATCTTCAACAGGTCCACCCTGCTGCCCGAGAAGCCCCGGCAGATCCGTCGGCGTCAGGAGCTGCGCGACTCACTGTCCAACCGGAACTCCGGGGGCATCTACTTCACCACCCTGCAGAAGTTCGGCCTCACCGATGAGGAGCGCGATCGCGGCGCCGATCACCCCCTGCTCACCGACCGGCACAACGTCATCGTCATCGTCGACGAGGCCCACCGCAGCCACTACGACGACCTCGACGGCTACGCCAGACACCTCAAGGACGCCCTGCCCCACGGCACCCTCATCGCCTTCACCGGGACGCCGATCAGCAAGCCCGAGCACGACACCCGTGAGGTGTTCGGCGACTACATCGACATCTACGACCTCACCCAGGCCGTGGCGGACGGCGCCACCGTCCCGGTGTACTTCGAGCCGAGGCTGGTGAAGGTGGCCCTGGCGCCGGGGTTGTCCGCCGAGGAGATCGACGAGGCCGCCGACGAGCAGACCGCCGGGCTCGACGACTCCGAGCGGGAGCGCATCGAACGCACCGTTGCCGTCATCAATGCCATCTACGGGGCGCCCGAACGGCTGGCGGCCCTGGCGACTGACATCGTCGCCCACTGGGAGCGACGCCGGGACCTGATGGCCGAGTACCTGCAGCCCACCGATCCGGGTGATCTCGCGGTGCCCCACGGCAAGGGGATCATCGTCTGCGGCACCCGGGAGATCGCCGCCAGGCTCTATGACGAGATCGTCGCGCTGAGGCCGGGCTGGCATTCCGACGACGACCGCACCGGCGTCATCAAGGTGGTGTACTCCGGGTCGGCGTCCGACCCGGATCCGATCCGCAAGCACGTACGCCGCGAGTCCCAGAACAAGGCCATCAAGAACCGTCTCAAGGACGTCAACGACGAACTCGAACTGGTGATCGTCAAGGACATGATGCTCACCGGATTCGACGCCCCCGCCTGGCACACCATGTATCTGGACCGGCCGTTGAAGGGCGCCCAGTTGATGCAGGCCCTGGCCAGGGTGAACCGGACCTTCCGGGGGAAGAAGGCCGGGCTGCTGGTGGCCTATGCGCCGCTGGCAGACAACCTGAAGGCGGCGCTGCGCGAGTACACGGCACGGGATGAGGAGAATGAACCGGTCGGCAAGGACATCTCGGCGGCGGTTCATGAGACCCGGCGCCTGGTGGAGGCGCTGCGGGGATTGCTGGCCGGTTGCGACTGGAGGTCTGTTCTTGAGGGCGGTGGACGGCGGGCGGCCAGGGACGCCGTCACCAAGGCCGTGGAGTATCTGAGGTCTGCGGCCACCCCCGGCAACCGGGTGGAGGAGGGCCAGGCGACCCTCAAGGAGCGGTTCCGGATGCTCTCGGGGCAGTTGGGGCGGATGTGGGCGCTGTCGGCGGGGTCGGAGAACCTCAACGAGCTGCGCCAGGAGATCCGGTTCTACGAGGAGGTCCGTGGCTGGATGGCCAAATGGGACGCCCGGGAGCGCGAGGCCTCCGGGCAGGCCATTCCCGAGGAGGTTCAGCGGATGCTCAAGGGGCTGGTGGCCGAGGCGACCGCCGCCGGCGACGTCGCCGACATCTACGCCGAGGCCGGCATCGACCTGCCGGATCTGCGAGCGCTGACACCTGAGAAGGCCGAGGAGCTGGCGAAGAGCGACAAGCCGCAGCTGGCGATCGAGGCGCTCCGCGACATGCTGATGGCCGAGGCGAAGGCCGCGACCGCGCACAACCTGACCCGGCGGACGATGTTCAGCGAGCGGATCAACGACCTCATGATCCGCTACACGAACCAGCAGCTGACGTCGGTGGAGGCCATCACACTGTTCCTCAGAATGGCGGGAGACGTCGCCGCCGAGGCGGCGCGCGGGGAGCGGTTCGACCCGCCGTTGAGCGCCGACGAGCTGGCCTTCTACGACGCCGTGAGCCAGAACGACTCCGCGGTGGAGTTGATGGGCGACGACGTCCTGGCCGTGATCGCCCGGGAACTGGTGGGCGTGATGCGCCGGGATACCAGGACCGACTGGCGGGTGCGCGCGGATGTGCGGGCGAAGCTGCGCTCGGCGGTGAAGAGGCTCCTGCGCAAATACAAGTACCCGCCGGACAAGCAGCCCACCGCGGTGAAGCGCGTCATCGACCAGATGGAGGAGTTGGCCCCGGGATACGCGGCGCGGTAGCACATATATTACATTCCAGCCGCCTCGGGTCGACTTTCAAATTCATCGCGAATCGTGGTGAGATTACATTCACCCACCTCGAAGCCCTCGGGTGAATGCTCCCACCTTTGGGGACAGACCCTGAGAATCACGACATAATCCCGAACGTTTGACCAACCCCTTCGGTCCATCTTCCAACAATGATCACTGGTCCGCGGGAATAGAATCCGAACCATGAAGTAGGTGCAAGACTCAAGGGTTTGAGCGTACTTTGGTGCCGTCTTCCGTGCCGCCGCGATTAGCTCGTTTGTTGCCGCGAGGCACTCAAGCACCTCTCGAGCGTCGAGCCTCTTCGAGTCACCCGCAATCAATAGCTGCCAAGCTCGGCGTGTGACCTCAGAGCCAAGTTGGGAAACGTGCCGCGTCTGGAACGCACGAGCTTGAGCCCGTATCGTCCACCAGACCCCGGCGGCAGCGGAGACGCCGCCTACAAGGCCACTGATGAGCCCACTCAGCAGGACTCCGAACCACGTATCAGATGGGACCATGGAATTGACTCTACTTCACGATGGGATCGGTCCGAAGCGACTCCGGTGGAAACACGAACCCGCATGGCATAGGCACCGTCCAGCCTCGGAGAGAATTACTTCCAGTCTTAGATTTGCCCTTACCTGAACACCTCCGAGACGTGCCGTGTTCTGATACTATATCCGTATGGTGTCGATATTAACCACGCTCCTAGGCGTATTCTTGGGGATTCTAGCAACTTTGACTCTTGACTTCTTGAAGCCTCTAAGACATCGCCTCTCATCAAAGGGAATCGATTCGCTCAAAGTCCCACCGGTGACGGTCGTTTCGGAAACCGATCTTGATGTCATTTATGCTGGGCATCCAGATTGGATCGCCACAAGGTACTGGATTGCGCGATTGCCGACCGATCTTCCGCACGGTGGAAGAGGTGCCTACCGACACTGGGTGATATCTCAAGGAGGATTCGACAAGGGATACTCCGTCGTCATGGTCAACATAGTGGCTGAGAGCGACGCAACTGTAGTTATTCGACCACCGCTAATTGACGTTACCTCGGTGGTTTCCTTAGAGGAACCGGGCGTAGAGCTCGTTCGAACTGTTGGAGGCGCTGAAACGCGGCCTCGTGCGTTTGAGGTCCATCTTGACTCGCATCCTGAAGTTGTCAAGCTAGTCGCGGGTGATGACCGCGATGCCACACTCACCTACACGTGGAATATGAGAAGAGGTGACGTTGAGACGTTTCTTATTAGAGTTATGGTTCACGCTCCTGGAGTTTGGAAATGGCGGGCAAGGGTTCCCGCACTCACCAATGGCAGGATGCACTACTTCGAGGTAAATGATGATGGGCACGATTTCACCACCGTCGGATCGGATACCAAGGTGTCATCAGAATGGGTTCGCGACGAGAGTGGATGGGTAAGGAGAGGATCAGAAAGATGACGCCAAAGGTTCAAGCCCGCAGGGTTGGCATCATGATGAACGGAGAATCGGTATTCTATCCGTTCTTTACGCTGAGCGTAAATCCAGACGGCGGAATCATGGTCACGATGACATCAATCGACCACCATTCTTGGCAAACCTGGGGTAGGGAGCTTCCCGTGCCAGCATTGGGGCTCAGTCAGCGTGTGGAGTGGGGGCCGCAGAGTGCGGCTAAACCTGCTCCAAAATTGCACTATCACCGAAGTGGTTTCGTTTCAGTGCAAGCGTCAGGGAAGAGGCGCGTTGCTCGTCAGTGCTTGCCCCTCGAGGACATTGATAAGGCGCAGATCTTCAGCGTGATGCGGAGGGATCCAGCAGATCTGAAAGCGATAGGTATTCGTCCCAACGACTCATATATCGTGTCGCATGATGGATGGCCTGCAGCGGTATGGTGCGCTGGCATAGTATACAGACGAGACTTAATCCCGCACCTCGAAGAGGATATTGAGTCAACACAGTCTCGAGGGATTGTTCGTGGTCGCATTGCGGAATTGTGTATAGATCTTTCTGGACATCACCTTGACGGTGTTCTGATTCTTCGGTTCGAGTTCCTTTTCCAGTCGATTGCTGGCGCAGCAAAAGGCTCAGTGATTGGTTTCTGCAGTCGGGGAGAAGAGCCCAGCCAAGCTGTCGGTGCATGCACGTCTGATGGATACCCAGCTCCCATCTTGATAAATGAGCACAATTACCCGCAGTTTCCACGTGCGAAAGATCAGCGAACCAGGGATAGAAGGCACTCTGACAGAATACCTGGACGCGGCCCAGAATATCTTGATTGGTTTTAGCTAAGAGGGTGTAGGACTCCTTCGGGCCTTGCAAGCGCATTCGGCATCGTCGACATACAGGATGGCACGTGGAGCTTGCTGAAATTGGGCCCGGGACCACGTGGGTGTAGACCTCGGGGACCGTGTCCCGTCCACCCGAGAGGCGACCCGGATCGACGACTGCTCTAAGCAGAGCCCGGATGCAACCAACAGGCAGCCGAGTGGGACGCCACGCGAAGGGGTCGCGTGCCGACTCCGTGTCCGGTACTGACCATGAAAGTTGACCTCGCTGGTACTCCCCTGGGAGCAAGGGACAGGATCAAGCGTGCGCCCACTCAACCAGCGCCTCGCGGACCGCGTCCGACAGGCTACGATGCTCGCGACTGGCCCGCGCCATCACGGCCTCGAGTTCGGACTCGCTCAGGCACACCATGACCGCACGCGTCGGCTCGTCAGTCCTGGCCGGCCTGCCGGGAGACCGGAACGTCGCGCCCGGGAACCCCTCCTCGGCGTTCTTGACGAGGCGTGCGATCACCTCCTCGGTGATCTCCACACCCTCGATCTCTCCATAGGATCCATTGACCGGCTCTGCAGTGGTCTTGCTCATGTTGACCTCGTCTGGATCGCATCCTCCTCGGACACGCCGTGCTTCAATGCACCGGGATGGGCCTTCATGCCGACTCTGGTAGGAGCACGTCGCGAATGTAGGCGGACCGGGTCTTGCGCGCGGCGGCCGCTCTTTCATCCACCTCGGCCAACTCATCAGGAGTGAGCCGGACGGCCACCACCTGGGACGGCTGCGCGCCACGCCCCGGTCTGCCGCGTCCACGTCGACGGAGCTTCTCGACGTCGTACCCGGCTTCAGCCTCAGCTGCCCATTCGGCGATCTGGTCCTCGGAGACCTGACGGCCGCTGATCGTCTCCTTCATGGGAATATCGTAATACGCCTCGAATGAGGAGACCCGCCGCCGGGCGGACCGCACAGGTCCAGTTCTGGTCGGAGCTACTCCGAGGGCGTGTAGGAAGTTGGTTCGTCTATTCACCAACTTACTACACCCTCGGCTCCATGATCAGCGCCGGAGCTTTGCTACATCCCGGTCCGTACTCGAGCCCGGATTCAGCAATGCTCAGGATGAGCCTGGGCGTACCCGAGCTCACATCTGGCGCAGTGGCGTCAGCTGGAGCTAACATGTAGGCTGATGTCATCTATAGCTGACATCACTCCCAATGTCATCTGGAGCTGACATTCAGGTCATTCCCGAGTCCAAGGAGGCACGATCCGTGGAGATCTCCAGTGCATCCGATGCCGGCGCCATCCTCCGGACCGCCCGCCTTGAGAAGGGCATGACCCAGCAGCAGCTGGCCGATATGCTCCACGTCACACGCCAGTGGGTGGCCAACGTCGAGGTCGGCGCGCCGACCGCCCGTCTCGGGCTGGTCATCGACGCCCTCCGCTGTGTCGACGTGCTCCTGGAGACCAGGAACGACGATTCCCAGGCGCTCCTCGATCAGATCCGGAGCAATCTCGGATGACTGACGTGCTCGATGTCTACCTGAACAGCCGACTCACGGGCCGACTCAATCGCGATACCGACGGATCTGTCAGCTTCGACTACGTCGATTCCACTGACCCGACACCCCTGTCATTGTCAATGCCGAAGGGGGCTTCCCACCACTCCCCCGACGTGACGATGCCATGGCTGGACAATCTGCTTCCCGACAACGACGAGGTGCGCCGGAGATGGGCCACAGAGTTCGGTGAACGGCGCGCCACCCCGTTCAACCTGCTGCGTCACATGGGTGCCGACTGTGCGGGCGCGGTCCAGGTGGTACCCGCCGGCGAGATCCCTGGCCAGGACGGGGCGCTCACCGGACCGTCAGAGACTGAGATCGCTTCTCACATCCGTACCCTTAGGGCCGACGACGCGGCATGGGACTTCGAGGAGCGCGGTGGCCGATGGTCACTCGGCGGGCAGCAGGGCAAGTTCGCCCTCGCCCGCATGGAGGATGGCTGGTTCCTGCCATCCGGACGTGCCGCCAGCACCCATATCGTCAAGGTCGGAATCGCCGCCGTCCCGGATTCCGACATCGCCGAGTTCGTCACGATGCGGACCGCAGCACTGCTCGGGCTGCCCGTACCGACGGTCGAGTACGCCCAGTTCGGCGATCAGGCGGTGCTGGTGGCCGAGCGCTTCGACCGCCTCAAGATGAACGAGGACGTGCGAAGGCTGCATCAGGAGGACCTCTGCCAGGCCATGGGACTGTGGCGTTCGAGCAAGTACCAGTCGGACGGTGGCCCGTCCTCCTCGGACGTCGTCGAGTTCCTGGAACGCACCCTCGACCCACGCGACCGGGACCGCGGGATCCACGACTTCGCCCGCGCCCTGGTCTTCAACTGGATCCTCGCGGGGACAGACGCCCATGCCAAGAACTATGCGCTCCTGCACCTCGGCAGCCGAACCATCCTCGCCCCGTTCTATGACCTCATCTCCACGGCGCTCCTATGGCCAGCGAAGCAGGTTCACTTCGAGGGCCGCCTCGCAATGAAGTTCGGCGGGGAGTACAGGCTCCGCAGGGTCGACCTCGGCCGCTGCGCGAAGGCAGCCTCAGAGCTGCGGGTCCCCGAGGAGTTCCTGGTCGGCATCACCAAGGACTACCTGACCCGGATCCCCGATGCCGTCGCCACAGCTCTGAAAGATCTCTCTGATTCAGTTGCCGACTCCACACGTGCTCGGATGCAGGACGCCATGGCCGAACGCCTCACTCAGGTCAATCCCGCCTGAGGTTCTTCTCACCAGGGTCTTGCGTCCGGGCCCACACCGTGCCACACTTCTGCTTAAACGTTAAACTGTTTAATCGTTAAAGCACAGCCGGAGAAACCAACCACGGAGCAACCAACGGAGGTCGCAATGCCCAAGCCCGTGACCCTCAAGGCGGTGGCCGCCCGCGTCGGCGTGACCCCCGCCGCGGCGTCCATGGCGCTCAAGGGCAGCCCACGCATCAGCGAGGCCACCCGTGAGGCCGTCGAGCTCGCCGCCAAGGAGCTCGGGTACGTCCCCAACGCCGCCGGCCGCAACCTCCGCAACCGCCACGCCGGAGCCATCGCCCTGGTGGTCCCCAACTCCTCTGTCCACGTCTTCAGCCACCAGTACTTCATGCACGTCCTCTCGGGCATGACGATCCCGGCGGCCGCCCACGACGCCCAGGTCATCGTCTCCACCAACGCCGAGACCGCCTCGGGAGACATGGCCTACGAGCGGATCATCCGTTCCCAGGCGGCTGACGGCATCATCTCCACCAGCTCCTCGATCGACGACGAGTACATCCACAGCCTGGTCGGAACCGGCCTACCCGTCGTCCTGCTCGGCAACTACCCCGACCTGCCCGACGCCGTCACCATCTGGATCGACGACACCGCCGCCTCCCGCCAGATCACCGAGCACCTCATCGCCGACCACGGCTGCCAACGCCTCCTCCACGTCGCCGGCAGCCTCGACCACCAGACCGGCATCGACCGGCGCCAGGGCTTCCTCGACGCCGCCGCATCCGCCGGCATCGAGACGGCCGACGTCATCGAGGGCGACATGAACGAGGAGTCCGGCGCCGCAGCGATGCGCACCGCGATCGTCGACGGCGCCCTCCCCTACGACGGCATCGTCTTCGCCAACGACGACATGGCCGTCGGGGCGCTGCCCGTCCTGCGCGACGCCGGGATCCGGATCCCAGAGGACGTCCGCATCACCGGTTTCGACGACTTCGGCGTCGCGCGCCTGACAACCCCCGACATCACCACCATCCGGGTGCCCGCCCAGGAGATCGCCGGCATCGCCGCCGAGACCCTCTTCGACCTCATCGCGAACGGACGCCACGACAACTCATCCCAGCGGCTGCCGGTCTCGACCACCTACCGGCACTCCTGCGGATGCACCCCCGACAACGCCTGACCCAGCAAGAAACCCCTGTAATGCCCGTTGCAAAGGAGCAATCCATCATGAGAAAAGCACGTTC contains these protein-coding regions:
- a CDS encoding LacI family DNA-binding transcriptional regulator, with the translated sequence MPKPVTLKAVAARVGVTPAAASMALKGSPRISEATREAVELAAKELGYVPNAAGRNLRNRHAGAIALVVPNSSVHVFSHQYFMHVLSGMTIPAAAHDAQVIVSTNAETASGDMAYERIIRSQAADGIISTSSSIDDEYIHSLVGTGLPVVLLGNYPDLPDAVTIWIDDTAASRQITEHLIADHGCQRLLHVAGSLDHQTGIDRRQGFLDAAASAGIETADVIEGDMNEESGAAAMRTAIVDGALPYDGIVFANDDMAVGALPVLRDAGIRIPEDVRITGFDDFGVARLTTPDITTIRVPAQEIAGIAAETLFDLIANGRHDNSSQRLPVSTTYRHSCGCTPDNA